In Chitinivibrionales bacterium, a genomic segment contains:
- a CDS encoding Hsp20 family protein yields the protein MMWRIDPWKELERMRSDLDNIFSGSNYGVTGRSFPLMNAYDKGEEIVITAELPGMTKDDVSITYSDGVLTLSGQKKPLFDNDGYALVRQERSSGDFEKSFTLPCKIEQDKITALFKNGILDITLPKCEESKPKRIAVDVQ from the coding sequence ATGATGTGGCGTATTGATCCGTGGAAAGAGTTGGAGCGAATGAGAAGTGATCTCGACAACATTTTTTCGGGGTCCAATTATGGCGTGACCGGGCGCTCGTTTCCATTAATGAATGCCTACGATAAAGGCGAAGAAATCGTTATTACCGCGGAGTTGCCGGGCATGACCAAAGACGATGTTTCGATTACTTATTCCGACGGCGTGCTGACCTTATCGGGCCAAAAGAAGCCGTTATTCGACAATGACGGCTACGCTCTCGTACGACAGGAACGGTCGTCGGGTGATTTTGAAAAATCATTCACCCTTCCGTGCAAAATCGAGCAGGATAAGATCACCGCGCTCTTTAAAAACGGCATACTGGACATTACCTTACCCAAATGTGAAGAATCCAAACCGAAGCGTATTGCTGTCGATGTGCAATAA